The nucleotide window GTGGACCCGCAATCGACGCTGTAAGGAAGCCCTGCGAGGGGGGCGCCGGGGAAAGGGGGGAGCGTCACGGCTGGTCTTGCGTCTCGCTCCCGAGGGCCGCCTGGACAGCCGGAACGTCGGCAGTCAGCGTCTTCCACACTTCTTCCAAATCCACGTCGTCATATTCGTGGATGAGTTGGTATCCGCATGCCGGCCATCAATCGCCACGGAATCTGCGGGTGGCGCGCCCGGAAAGGCTCGCTCAGCCGCCGCACGGCTTCACCGAGAACCAGCAACTGATGCAGGACGGCCGACTGGGTCTTCGCGTCTTTCAGGAAGGCGGCTTTATCCATCCCTTCCACGAAGGTCCGGGCAAGTCGAGCGGCATTCAAAATATCCACGACCGTCGCGTCATCGCGCGCCATAGATGGGCTCCGCCCGCGAAAGGATGGCCTCGCGCCGGATGCGGTTTCGGCTGCGCTCCACGGCCCGCCGGCTCACCAAGTCCACGGGGCGCCCCAGAATGGCCGACAGTTCTTCCTGCATGGCCACGTGATCCAAGAGGCCCACGTCGGCATCGGGGGCGAAACGGACCAGCACGTCCACATCGCTCTCCGCCTTGAAGTCCGGCCTTAACACGGACCCAAACAGGGAGAGTTCGGCGATCTTCCACTTGCGGCAGAACTGGGCCACGCGGTCTCGATCCACACGAATCGCAGGAGCCATGACGCCATCTCCTCCTCGCTGGCAACATTACGCCAACCGTGCCTTGGCGGCAACTGTTTTCTCCCACCAGCGAAGCCGCACCCCTCCGGTGCGTGGGTGTCACAACTGGTCGTACGCCTTCCCGCGATTGCGCTGGCGCGCGAGTTCGCTGGCGTAGCGCATGCCCAGCGTATCGGCGTGCTCACGGGCCCAGTCGGAGAGGCGCGTACGAATCGGTCGCCAGGAGGCCCGCCATCAGCCCTCGGACCTCGTCCCGCGTAAGCATCACGTCGCCCATGACCTTGCCCACGAGCCACGCCCCCAGCCAGCCCACGGTCGGCGCAACCGAGAGAATGGGCCGGACTTTGCCGATGGCCCGGCCGATGGTCTCGACGAGGCCGCGGTACGTGAACGTTTCCGGGCCGATGGCGTCGATGATGCGGCTGCCGTCGGCCCGGCCCTCTTGGACGGCCAGTGCCGCCAAGTCGTCCACGTGGATCGGTTGGAGACGGTACAGGCCGTCGCCGAAGACAGTGAACACCGGCATCCGCCGCAGTGCCCACGCAATGTTGTTCACGAGGATGTCCTCGCGCCCGAAGAGAACCGCCGGCCTGAGGATCGTGTGCGGCAGGCCCGACTCGACCAGGGCCCGCTCGACCTCGGCCTTGCCACGGAAATACTCCAGCGGCGAATCCTCCGACGGGTTCGTGATGCTGACGTGGACGATGCGACCGACACCCGCTTCCTCAGCCGCCGCGAAGAGCGTACGCGAATTGCGCACCGCCTGGGCGAATGTAAACTCGCGCGTATTGAACCGGACCCAGTAGGTGTTGTAGAGGACGCGTGCCCCCCGAAGCGCCTCCACCAGGCGGGCCGGCTCGTCGAAGTGGAACGGCTGGGCCTCGACGCGCCCACCGAACGGGTTGGCGCGATGAGGCGAATCCGTCAGCGTCCGCACGCTGTGCCCCGCATCCAGGAGTCGCTCGGCGATGCACCTGCCGGAGTACCCGAACGCCCCGGTCACAACGTGAAGTTCCTGATCCGTCATGGCCGCCTCTCGCCGGGACTCTGGATGCCGCGCCTCATTATACCAGCGGCGGCGCCGTCCGTGTGAGACGGCCTTTTGGCTTGCTCGCGCGGGCGGCGCGCATTTGACAAAAGTCAACCTGGCGCAAGAAAGGGCGCGGGCCGGGAACGACCCCCGCTAAAACGTTTACCGGCTCCTCCGGAACGGTTACATTGGCGTGGTCCTGTCTTCGCGCTTGCGTTCAAGGAGGACCTTTGGCGGGCACGGACTTCGACGTCATCATCGTGGGGGCGGGGGCCGCCGGGTGTGCGGCCGCCATGCGATTGCCCGCCGGCGCGCGGGCGCTTCTTGTGGACCGCGGCGATCCAGCCGACGGACGGTGCTGCGGCGGCCTGCTCGCGCCGGACGCCCAGGGGGCCCTCGCGCGCCTCGGGCTCGACCTGCCAGAAACCGTGCGGGTGCAGCCCGCCCCGCAAAGGGTCCACGTTCGCGACCTCGACTCGGGCCTGGAACAAACTTACCGGCGGCGCTACTGGAACGTGGACCGTGCGAAACTGGACGCCTGGTTGCTCGAGGAAGCGCGCCGGCGGGCCGAGTTCCTGCCGCACGCACACTTCGCCGGGCTGGAACGCGAACCCGGCCGCGTCGTGGTCCACGTGGTGCGGGACGGCAAGACGGAGAGCCTCTCGGCGCGGCTCCTCGTTGGGGCCGACGGCGCGCGCTCAGCCGTGCGGCGCACGGTGTTCCCGGAACGACCGGGGCCGCGGACCGCGCTGGCCATCCAGGTGAGCCTGGCGGCCGGTAAAAACCTCGACGCGCACGAGGTCTTCTTTTCGAGCCGGCACACGGACTTCTACGCGTGGGCCATTCCGAAGCCGGGGGCCGTCCTCGTCGGGAGCGCATTCGGCGATCCGCACGGCGCCCGCCGGCGCTTCGAAGACCTCCTGGCCCGGGTGCGCGAGTCGCTAGCCCTCGGGGGCGAAATCCTCGAGCGGTCGGCGCGGGGGCTCGGGCGCCCGTGCGCGAGGAGGGAACTTTTCGGCGGCGCGGGGCCGGTCCTGCTGGCAGGCGAGGCGGCGGGTCTCGTGAGCCCGTCGAGCGGCGAGGGGATTTCGTTTGCCCTCGAAAGCGGCGCGGCCGCGGGAGAAGCGGTCGGAGGAAATCAGCCGGCGAGGAACTATGAGAAAGTGTTCCGTCGCCTCGCGCGCCGCGTCCGGCGGAAGTTCCTCAAGGCGCGCGTCATCTTTTCGCCGCGATGCCGGCGCGCCGTC belongs to Planctomycetota bacterium and includes:
- a CDS encoding DUF86 domain-containing protein; amino-acid sequence: MARDDATVVDILNAARLARTFVEGMDKAAFLKDAKTQSAVLHQLLVLGEAVRRLSEPFRARHPQIPWRLMAGMRIPTHPRI
- a CDS encoding nucleotidyltransferase family protein, encoding MAPAIRVDRDRVAQFCRKWKIAELSLFGSVLRPDFKAESDVDVLVRFAPDADVGLLDHVAMQEELSAILGRPVDLVSRRAVERSRNRIRREAILSRAEPIYGAR
- a CDS encoding NAD(P)H-binding protein, with the protein product MTDQELHVVTGAFGYSGRCIAERLLDAGHSVRTLTDSPHRANPFGGRVEAQPFHFDEPARLVEALRGARVLYNTYWVRFNTREFTFAQAVRNSRTLFAAAEEAGVGRIVHVSITNPSEDSPLEYFRGKAEVERALVESGLPHTILRPAVLFGREDILVNNIAWALRRMPVFTVFGDGLYRLQPIHVDDLAALAVQEGRADGSRIIDAIGPETFTYRGLVETIGRAIGKVRPILSVAPTVGWLGAWLVGKVMGDVMLTRDEVRGLMAGLLATDSYAPLRLGP
- a CDS encoding FAD-dependent monooxygenase; protein product: MAGTDFDVIIVGAGAAGCAAAMRLPAGARALLVDRGDPADGRCCGGLLAPDAQGALARLGLDLPETVRVQPAPQRVHVRDLDSGLEQTYRRRYWNVDRAKLDAWLLEEARRRAEFLPHAHFAGLEREPGRVVVHVVRDGKTESLSARLLVGADGARSAVRRTVFPERPGPRTALAIQVSLAAGKNLDAHEVFFSSRHTDFYAWAIPKPGAVLVGSAFGDPHGARRRFEDLLARVRESLALGGEILERSARGLGRPCARRELFGGAGPVLLAGEAAGLVSPSSGEGISFALESGAAAGEAVGGNQPARNYEKVFRRLARRVRRKFLKARVIFSPRCRRAVLRLPWCP